In archaeon BMS3Bbin15, the following are encoded in one genomic region:
- a CDS encoding YcfA-like protein, with product MKLPRVTGAKVVKALKKSGFREVRRKGSHCHLYHSKKNRLVTVPIHSGKIIAPKTLKSILKQTDISVEDFIKLL from the coding sequence ATGAAGCTCCCAAGAGTGACAGGAGCAAAAGTTGTTAAAGCCTTAAAGAAGTCAGGTTTCAGGGAGGTGAGAAGGAAGGGGAGTCACTGTCATCTATACCATTCTAAAAAGAACAGGCTCGTGACAGTGCCAATTCATTCAGGTAAGATAATTGCTCCTAAAACTCTTAAGTCCATACTAAAGCAGACTGACATTAGTGTTGAAGATTTCATAAAGCTTTTGTGA